The window TCGGCCATGGCGGCGAGTCGCCGGTCGTTAATTGTGGCGATTCTGCCCCGGGATCAAAAAATTGCTCTCGCAGCCACTGTTTTAAGCCCTGCAGCCCATCCCCCTGCACCGCCGACAGAAACAGGGCGTCGGGTTCCCGCTGATGAATCATCTCGATCTCAGTTGCTTCACAGCGGTCGATCTGATTGGCGATCACCCGTCGCAGGGAGGTGCTGCCAAGCTCATCGAGCAGCCGATGCACCGTGTCCAAGTGGCCCTGCCAGTCGGGGTCAGCAAGGTCGACCACTAGCAGAAGCACATCGGCATCCAGCGCCTCCTCCAGCGTGGCGCGGAAGGCTTCCACCAGTGGGGCGGGGAGATCGCGGATAAAGCCCACGGTGTCGGTGAGCAGTAACCGTTCGGGGCGTGCCCCAGGGCAGGGAAGGTCGAGTTTGCGGGTGGTGGGGTCCAGGGTCGCGAACAACTTGTTCTCCGCCAGAACGCGATCACTGGCTCGTTTGCCGCACAAGGCATTGAGCAGGCTGGATTTGCCCGCATTGGTGTAGCCCACAAGTGCCACCCGCGGCAGATCACGCCGCTGATCCCGTAAGCGGCTGCGGTGGGATTGAAGTTGGCGTTGATCCCGAAGCAGTCGTTCGATGCGCCTGCTGATGGCCCTTCGGTCTTTTTCCAGCTGTGTTTCCCCTGGGCCGCGCGTGCCGATGCCGCCGCCCTGCCGCGACAGGCTGCTGCCCCGCCCCAGCAGGCGCGGCAACCGGTAGCGCAGCTGAGCCAGTTCCACCTGAAGCCGCCCTGCAGCACTGCCGGCCCGCTGAGCAAAGATGTCGAGGATCAATTCGCTGCGGTCGGTGACCGGGCAGCTGAGCAGCCGTTCGAGATTGCGGGCCTGCACGGGGGTGAGCTCCCGGTCGGTGATCACCAGGGAGGCCTGGCAGCGGCGGATCTCGAGGGCAGCTTCTTGAAGTTTTCCAGAGCCCCAGAGCGTTTGGGGATTGGTTTGCCCCCGGCGCTGGCTGGTCCGGGCCACCGGTTCGGCACCGGCACTGCGCACCAAGCCTTCCAGCTCAGCCAGATCCCGCTGGTCGCGCTGTTCATCGCCACTGGTGAGCGTGAGCAGAAGTACCCTCTCGTCTCCGGTCGTGGCACCGATGCTTCGGGGATTGGGTTCGTCTGGTGTGAGAACGCAAAGATCCCGCAGGTCTCCTTGTTCAAATGGTCTCCAGCCATCGGCTTGAGACGGGTCAGGGATCAACAGTTCGGCCGGGCGAGCTCCATCGGCCCCCGGGCAGGGTGCAAAGCGCAGCCAGTGCCGAGGAGCGATGTCAAGGGCGACCACGGCGTCGCGGGGATCTGAGTGCAGCCCCTTGCGAGCGAAAGGGCAGCTGATCAGTCGCCATCCCCCGCTGCTACGCCGCGGTGCAGCCGGCAGATGCTGCAGCAGCGAATCGCTACCGGTCAGAGGCCCCAGCCAGAGCAGGCGGCAGAGGCCGCGGCCGTCCAGCACCAGATGCAACGCTATCTCTAGATCCAGCACCAGGTCGGCCAAGCGTTCGAG is drawn from Synechococcus sp. MU1643 and contains these coding sequences:
- the hflX gene encoding GTPase HflX, producing the protein MKQSHLGGRCRGLRPSQQRQLERLSHRRHPEDCGADLLSLERLADLVLDLEIALHLVLDGRGLCRLLWLGPLTGSDSLLQHLPAAPRRSSGGWRLISCPFARKGLHSDPRDAVVALDIAPRHWLRFAPCPGADGARPAELLIPDPSQADGWRPFEQGDLRDLCVLTPDEPNPRSIGATTGDERVLLLTLTSGDEQRDQRDLAELEGLVRSAGAEPVARTSQRRGQTNPQTLWGSGKLQEAALEIRRCQASLVITDRELTPVQARNLERLLSCPVTDRSELILDIFAQRAGSAAGRLQVELAQLRYRLPRLLGRGSSLSRQGGGIGTRGPGETQLEKDRRAISRRIERLLRDQRQLQSHRSRLRDQRRDLPRVALVGYTNAGKSSLLNALCGKRASDRVLAENKLFATLDPTTRKLDLPCPGARPERLLLTDTVGFIRDLPAPLVEAFRATLEEALDADVLLLVVDLADPDWQGHLDTVHRLLDELGSTSLRRVIANQIDRCEATEIEMIHQREPDALFLSAVQGDGLQGLKQWLREQFFDPGAESPQLTTGDSPPWPS